The Antechinus flavipes isolate AdamAnt ecotype Samford, QLD, Australia chromosome X, AdamAnt_v2, whole genome shotgun sequence DNA window CGTTTCCAGGGAGAAAGCACTTGGGGCTTGTAGTCAAAGGGCTTGGGTTTAAGGCCTACTTTTGAGCTATAGCCTGTGCGACCCCAAGCCACTTAGTTCATGTCTTTTAGCGTCCATTTGCTctcctgtaaaatgggactaGTCTTACTGATAGGGTGGTTGTGAGCAGAACGGGACAAAAACTTCTGAGTGCTAAAGACCTGAAAACAAAGGCAGCTCCCCGTCTGCTGGTCGAAGCTGGCCAACAGCACGCGTTGGCTTTGACCATCTTCCGGAACGGGAAGTCCCGGTCCCCTCCACCTTcagccctcccctccccaacttCCTGGGAGCTGAAGGAGCAGGTTTGGGGAGGTTCTGGTGTATTTGCAGGTGGCCGGAGGTCAGAGTGGGTGAGGGGCTGGTGCCTCTGGAAACAGTACAGAGATTACTTTCCACTCAAGGTGAGTAGCTCCCCAGGGTGTAGCCCTGTCCTTTTGTTGTCTGCTCGTCCCCCTTCCTTCCTGACTCGGTCTCCCCCCCCTTTCCTAGCTGGTGAAGACTCACGACCTATCCCCCAGACAAAATTACATCATTGCCAGTCACCCCCATGGACTCTTGGCCCACAACTCCTTCTGCCACTTTGCCACCGAGGCCTCCGGCTTCTCCCGGATTTTCCCTGGCATCACCCCGTACATGCTCACCTTGGGAGCCTTCTTCTGGATGCCCGTCCTCAGGGATTATGTGATGTCTAGTGGTGAGTTGCTTGGTGACCAATCCTTCACACAGAAGAGGGTCCGCAAGCCTGGTGATTGGCTAGGGGGCGTGGGAGGGCAGACCCTTGCAGGCTCCTCTACGGGAAGGCCCCTCCCATGTCCTCACCAAACAGGGGTTCGCATTCATCCCAGGGATGCATGAAGACCCAACGAGGCAAAGAAACGGGGATGTGGCTGATGGGGGGCCCCAGGGACCCATCCTTAGCATTCTTCTGGGCAAATGAGGCTCACGGGAAATAGGAATACTACATGGGCAGCTTCGTCAAACTGAAAGCCCCGTCTGAGCCACGCCAGCTACGGTGCCCAGCGTGTGCATTAAAGACTTAGGTGAAGGCACACGCTTGCCACGAGATTAGAAGAGAAAGCTGGATGGCACGAGCCCCCCAGAGATCCCACCACTGGACTGGCCCCAATTAGGGAGAGTGGAATAGGGACGGATGTCCAGCTCTGGACCGGGATCTAAAATGTCTCAATGCAGACATCGGGCACGGGGGAGACTCTTCTCAACTGTAGGTTCTGAGGGGGATAGCTGCCTTCTGAGGGGCTCAAACCGGCCAGCTGGCCTTCAGGACGCAGTCTGTTTGAGAGAGAGCATTGGCGGGCTGGCTGGTCTTTACATGGAGAAGTGAGACCAGGATGGCCATCAAGGACCTGTGCTATTTAGCTTGGAGACCAGAAGACCTTGGGGCAAGAGCCATGCTGGTTTTCTTCCAAGAGTTGGAGGGTGTCAGAACCGTGCGGTTCTAGAGGGCGGCCCCGTAATGACGATGGGGGGTGGTTGCAGGGAGGCCGCTTGGGGTTTGAGATCAGGAATGACACCCCTGAGAAGGAGGGGGCTAAGCTGAGCTGGGCCCCGTCTCCCTGGAGCTCTATGTGAAAAGGCTTGTTTGTGCCTGTGAGAGTGGGGATGGGGTTCCAGAAGCCCTTGGAGCTTTGAGTCTGGGGTGCTCTGCTACAGGGCCCACTCTTGGCCTCTGGCTCCCCGCTCCTTCCTCATTCTGCTCTAGCAGATTTGGAATCAGGCAGATCCTTCAGCTGAGCTGATTctatagagagagagagctgtAGTTGTAGACCTCAGGGTTAGAGGGCAGTGTCAAGCTGGGGTTCCAGGAAACCACCAAGGGCGTACGCAGTGGAAAGGGTTGGGACCTCTGAGCAGACGTTTCCTGTTCCCcgtggggatggggaaaggggggagggttGCTTTCTCATGCTGAATTTTGAGAGAAACATTGTGGGAGGGGCTCCAGGTAAATCCAGACATGGTGGACAAACGGCAGGGCCAGGGAAAGGGCAGAGTAATCGTCTGTGAATCGGGGGGTTTGGGCTGGGAGAAATACAGAAGACCTGAGGAAAGCGGGCCCTGGGACGATGGCCACCGACCGTTTTCTGAGTTTCTGAACTGGTGTGACTCTCCAGTCACATTTGAGCTTGGAGGCCCGGGGCCGGGCTGACTCCTAGAGGACCCGGACACCCCTAGATTCTTGGAGAAGAGATGTGTCTCTCTGGTCTCTTTACTCAGATGCCATCTTGGGCCGGGCCCCTCGACCTCCTGATGATTCCGTGGAGCCTGTCATTGCCCCCTACCAACGGCAGGACGATGAGGGGGTTCTGTAGCTAGTGCCTGCAAGAGCCCTCTGTCCATCCTAGATCAGAGCCCTTGACGACCCTGGGGAAAAGAACCTGCCCATTCTCCTGCCCCGGTTTTGGGACAGCAGGGTGCGGATTTTGTGGCCCTTCTGAGCCTCTCTGCCCTTTAGGAGCATGCTCTGTGGGCCAAGCCTCCATGGACTACCTGCTGACCGGCAAAGGCTCGGGCAACGctctggtggtggtggtgggcgGCCTGGCCGAGTGCCCTTACGCCAGGCCGGGCTTCTCCACGCTGGTCCTGAAGGAGCGGAAGGGCTTTGTGCGCATGGCCCTCCGGCACGGGTAGGTGGCCTGCCCTGGGGAGGACTGGGGGCCCAAGGAAGGACTCGGTGGAGCTCAGGGGATGAGACCGGTCTCACGGGGGGGCGTGGAGGGGGCCGGGGATGAGGGACGTAATGGCAGTGAGCAGACTCGCCTACCGGGCTCCTGCTCCCAGCCCTTGTtggtgggggaaaaggggaagaaccCCAGGAGATGAGCCTACCTCTGCTGGCAGCCCATTCCCGAGGGGCACCCCGGGGCCCGGGCCAGACTGGGAAGGGGACGGGAGGGGCCAGGCTGGCTTTGCAGGGGTCCATTCTTGTCCCTCCCTCCTCGGACCCCGATCTCCACAGGGTGGCCCTGGTCCCCACCTACTCCTTTGGAGAAAACGAAGTCTACGATCAGCACATCTTCACCCCCGGAGGCTGGGTCAACCGCTTCCAGGAGTGGTTCCAGAGCCTGGTGCACGTCTACCCTTGTGCTTTCTATGGCCGGGGCTTCACCGAGAACTCCTGGGGCCTTCTGCCTTACCGGCGGCCCATCACCACCGTCGGTGAGTCCCTTTTCTGGAGCCCCGACTGCCTCGCACCCCAGGCTCGGCCACAGAAGTGGGGTGGCGCCCATCCGGCTGGGGAGGGGCCAGATCCCAGCCCCCAGCTCCTCCCCGGGCTCTCCCAAGGGGACAGCCCATCCTGAAGCACAGAGAGGGAGCCATTGGTGTACAGAGAGGGAGCAGGCACTCTGGCAGAATGATGGATCCCTGAAATGCTGAGTTCTGGGGGTGTGAAAGTAGGGGGAGGGGAGTTATGCTAAGACAGAGCCCCCATACACAACatactcagtttcctccttcaaAACCTAGGCCATTTCCCACTCCAAATTCTGTCTGCTTTCggtcctccctcctcttctcctctcctccttctgtGCCCGCCCAATCCCAGCCCGAGCTTGGGAGAAACTCCAAGAAACGACTCCCTTGGACCAGGGATGTCTATGACCTCTCACAGTTAAAAGTCTGGAGAATCGGGGGCTTCTCCGGGGCCCTGGTCAGACTAGGGGAAAGGGAGATGAGAGGGAACAAAGGAGGGCGGGGCAGGGAAGAGAAGGCGAGGGGAGGGAAGGCCTAGATTCAGGGCTTGAGGGCTAGGGTTCCTTccagggagggagggattctGAAGCCTTCCTGTTTTCATTTTCTGCTCTGGCAGTTGGGGAGCCCCTACAGGTCCCCAAGATCGAGAACCCGAGCCGCGACGTGGTGGACGAATACCACGCCCGGTACATCAAGGCCCTGCGGAAGCTGTTCGACGAGCACAAGGTCCAGTACGGGTTCCCGGAGACCCAGGAGCTGACGATCATCTGAAAGCCACCCGCCTGCCAGTGCCCCTGCGGAGGAGGGAGATGTGGAGGCAGCAGGCGAGAACACGCATGGAGGGGAGCTGTGGGAGGATTTGGGGGACTTAGAGACTCGGGGAGGGGCCAGACAGGGGCCGAGAGAGCCACGTGACCATTTCCGTTCCTCACACCTGACTCCTGAAGCTCCAACCTCGGGCTTACGGAGGCAGGGAAGCGGCAGGGGGCCAGGCGAGGCACGGGCGGCTCAATAGGGAACTCAGGGTTTCTCGTGTGGGGGTGGCCAGCAAACCCACTGGACAGCCAATAAAAAATGCCAACTGAAATGCAGttccataagtatttattaagtgccaaataCATGCCGGGGGCTGGAGGGAGATACAAAGGTTCCCGGAGACACGGGGCCTTCCCTCACGGAGCTTCCAGTCTGGTGGGGGAGAGGACACGGACACAGACAACTACCACATGCAAGAGAATGAATACAGGTGCATACGAGACATATAAAGTGCTACATGATCAGTGGAAGGAAAGATCACGTCTTGATGGGGGGGCAGAGGAGGCTTCTTGGAAGAGGCAGCCTTTGAGTGGGGCCTTGAAAGACATCACCAGAAGGAACTCTTACGGGAGGATGCTGCTGGCAGGGGGAATGGTAGCCACAGGGGTCCCCAAGCCAAAATAAAGGCAACTGTCAAGGGATGTCGAGGCAAATGCGTGAGAGGGGAGCCGGTGCAAGCCGGAACTGGCCGAGACTATCGAAGCCTCGAATGCCAGCTCAGGAGCTCGGACCTAAACCTTTGAAGAGTTTTGTGCGGTGCAGCGACAGAGCCGTGCGGCCGTACCGGGGCAACCAGTTTGGCCGCGGCACATACGGCGGGGGAGATGGGGAAGCAGTCGGAAGCTAAGACGGAATGAAAAGCCGACCTTCGGACGGTCACGGTGGGGACGACAGCCGGTGACCGACGGGCAAACCCCAGACGAAATGTGCTGGGCTGGCTCGTGAGCACGATGACGCTAACAGACGtggtgaaggaagaaaggggagcaGCTGCTTAGTCAGGCTCAGGTAGAGATGCTCCAGGACACAGCGCTCGGGTGCTCGGGGGAGAGAGCCTGCCTCATGGCCTCACAACTTTGGGTCTAGGTGTCTGAGAAGAGGCTGAGGGCCAGAGCACAGGGACCAAGGGAAGACAAAaaggaatggggagggaggggaaagcgTCGGAAAAAGGGAGACTCGTGGAAGCCACGGAGGCACCAGAAAACCAGAGTGGGCGCAGTAGCAAAAAGAGCAGAGAACAACTAGAACATGGGAGAGGAAAGCTTGGGCACCGAGGCCGCACTTCGGAGAATTACCGAAGTTGGAAGGTAGCTTGGAGGTCAAAGTCACCACAGCTGCAATCAAAGAGGCCTTCTCCAACTTCTCTTTCTCCCAAGTGACCATCTGGATCAGGCTTGAAGACCCTCCATAACCTCACCTTGGACAGTTCCCATTGGTTCTTTCCTGACACCAAGGctaatctgtctctgtctgtctctctccccaccaTGCACCGCACTCAGCTCTGTCCTCTGAGGACCATGTAGAACAAGTTCAACCCAAACACAGCATTGGTGTACCTGTTACGGTCTGGGCGGCTCAATGGCTGGCACAGTGTCCAGTCTTCTTGTCATGGTCCCTCTAGCTTTTTCTTCCCAATCTCCAATTTGAAGCTGGAACTTAGGTTACTCGCCCTGCCCGtgagtcatttctatttgtgtaGCTACAGATGCCCTTGTCACTGCCCACCTTTATTCAGATTAAAAAAGGATCCAAGCAAGCCCCCCATCCAGTGGCTCCTCTGCTTCTGCTGGAGCTCCTGCAACTGTCTGAACCTTTGGAGTCGGCCATCGCTCTGACTTCAGGTTTCCACACTAGGTTTGGGATGGTTCCAGAACTCGGTGATCTCATTCTTCTTGCCGCTCAACCAGCCTGGGGTCCATTCTGACTCTCTTCCGTTTCTCCTTCTGGCCATCCTTACCCCAAAACTCTCTGccatgtttccttccttcccgtGATTCTTGGCTTTCCTCACCTGAGCCTCCCGCCTTCTTCTTCTAGAACGCCACTCTCCCGCTTTGGTGGCTATTCCAGTCCAGCCCATGGGCAACCTCAGTGCCCCCTCCAGGGTCACATTTGCCTCCTTGCACTAGGACCTCGGGGTCACTTTCTCACTTGCACTTGGTGCATTTGTGTACAAACCTCCGAGGTTGGTTACTGGCTCTCTTCATGAATATTGCTTCCCCAGACTCACCAGCCCAGCTTTGCTCTTCTTCCTCCTACACTATACTTGCTACTCTTTCTGCTATCAAGTTGAACATAAATAGGTCAGAAACTTTTcgttttctgtctcctttcccaCTTTGGGCCATCAGATTTCCAAGGCTCCTGGCGAAGACAGTTTACTGGTTTGAGGGACATTGGATTCCCAGTGGAGAGCTCCTTGTTTCTTCATCTTAAGCCATGGCTCCCAGATCCCGATGCTGCCCTTAGACACCACCATTCGTGGCAGCGCATTTGATTCCCAGTGGAGAGCTccttatttcttcatcttaatcCCAATGCTGCCCTTAGACACCACCATTTGTGGCAGCAAACTAGTCCCTATATACTCTCCTCTCTTCCGACTCCCCCATTTGGAGGCAGCAGGGATGCCAAAACGCTCTTTGGGATTTTGCCCAGGACTTGGGCGCCATCGGGCAGGCTTGCTCTATTCCTTGTGGGAGCTTTGCCCACGTGGCCAGTGGCCTTTCCCTTACTCCACCGTGTCACATCCTTCTGCCCTCCAGTTCTTGGTCCAGCTTAGGATTCCTCTGTCttgatttatttctatttttcacttgAAGCACTTCTTCCCATAAACACTTCATTCTCTCCAGTCACCTGGAGACTGGAAATGGCCCTTTCACTTGCTCTCCTTCGATGGGGACCATCTTGCACTTTGGTCATACGGGTTATCAGCAGAAACACCACCGTTTCCCATTGTTGGGAGCTGACAATTCTTCCTGGCCTTCCGTGCTTGTTTGAGGGGAGATCTTCAGGACTTTAGttcttcctttctacttcctCTCTTGATTAACTCTTGTGGCTTCTTCCTGTGACCATCCATACCTATTTGTCATGCTGGGGGTTCAGGTGGCCTTTTATTTACGTTGGGCGTTTCGACTCTGTTCTAAAGCGAATGGGATCCCACGAGCAGAAATCTAATTCTAGAATTCAATCTGGTTAGACACGAGGGGAGGAGTTACCTCGCCAGCCTGTCCCTGGTCATCTCCTCGTGCATCCCTGGCTGTTTAGTTCTTTGTGACATGATGACATCATTGGAGACCTCAGAAAGAGCAGTTTCAGCAGGGCAGCCATCGTAGGCTTCTTGgggtcagggactgtcttttgcctctttctgtgtctctagTGGCTgacacacagcaggtgcttaatgaataGTTATTGAGCGTCCGAAGCCATAAGGCAAAGGGTTGGAGGAGACTCTCTAACTTTAGAATCCCCTGAAAAGCAGTCATCAATCAGACCACTGCTTTCCCTTGTGTCTACCCATGGTTTTACCCTCAAAACCATCTCACCTTCCATTCCAATAAATTCTGCTGACATCTATTAGGCACCTACTTATTGCAGGGCACCGGTGCTGAggagataccaaaatgaaaagagaa harbors:
- the AWAT2 gene encoding acyl-CoA wax alcohol acyltransferase 2, which translates into the protein MGSISRKDLKAALEVFAIFQWALSALLIVLFVSFFHLYLVVFTPYWQLTVLTILWLIFDWKTPQRGGRRSEWVRGWCLWKQYRDYFPLKLVKTHDLSPRQNYIIASHPHGLLAHNSFCHFATEASGFSRIFPGITPYMLTLGAFFWMPVLRDYVMSSGACSVGQASMDYLLTGKGSGNALVVVVGGLAECPYARPGFSTLVLKERKGFVRMALRHGVALVPTYSFGENEVYDQHIFTPGGWVNRFQEWFQSLVHVYPCAFYGRGFTENSWGLLPYRRPITTVVGEPLQVPKIENPSRDVVDEYHARYIKALRKLFDEHKVQYGFPETQELTII